The nucleotide window CCAGTGGTTCCGCAGGGAACCAAGCCCTGCACGCCCTCTGTTAACTGAAACTCGAGCAGGCGCGTGTAGGCGCCGGCATCGAATCTCCCATCGGAGTCAAACGGTGTAACGAGCGCCGTCCAGGCGCCGCTCGGCTTGAACGATGGCTTCATAGTCACCTTCGCTCCCTTCTAGCGGCTCTG belongs to Pseudomonadota bacterium and includes:
- a CDS encoding dihydrodipicolinate synthase family protein; translated protein: MKPSFKPSGAWTALVTPFDSDGRFDAGAYTRLLEFQLTEGVQGLVPCGTTG